One genomic window of Coffea eugenioides isolate CCC68of chromosome 1, Ceug_1.0, whole genome shotgun sequence includes the following:
- the LOC113750030 gene encoding uncharacterized protein LOC113750030 isoform X2 codes for MAFTPLKQLKLVSGFFSQLELIRVNASETMEAYIILRNLDDGQEEQERKGSCVEEEEEWGKAKPSTLKNKLREALEEASEDGSLSDRTFCTEESILGFNEAFNKFLTLYPKFQCS; via the exons ATGGCATTCACTCCATTGAAGCAATTGAAACTAGTATCGG GTTTTTTCAGTCAACTGGAACTGATTCGTGTTAATGCATCTGAGACTATGGAAGCCTATATCATTCTGCGCAACCTTGATGATGGACAAGAAGAGCAGGAGAGGAAAGGTTCTTgtgtggaggaggaggaggagtggGGTAAGGCAAAGCCATCAACTCTCAAGAACAAACTAAGGGAGGCTCTTGAGGAGGCTTCTGAAGATGGGTCATTGTCTGATAGGACATTTTGCACTGAAGAATCCATTCTTGGCTTTAATGAAGCCTTCAATAAGTTCTTGACTTTGTACCCAAAGTTCCAATGTTCATAA
- the LOC113750030 gene encoding uncharacterized protein LOC113750030 isoform X1 produces MAFTPLKQLKLVSGVSDMMIGFFSQLELIRVNASETMEAYIILRNLDDGQEEQERKGSCVEEEEEWGKAKPSTLKNKLREALEEASEDGSLSDRTFCTEESILGFNEAFNKFLTLYPKFQCS; encoded by the exons ATGGCATTCACTCCATTGAAGCAATTGAAACTAGTATCGG GGGTATCTGATATGATGATAGGTTTTTTCAGTCAACTGGAACTGATTCGTGTTAATGCATCTGAGACTATGGAAGCCTATATCATTCTGCGCAACCTTGATGATGGACAAGAAGAGCAGGAGAGGAAAGGTTCTTgtgtggaggaggaggaggagtggGGTAAGGCAAAGCCATCAACTCTCAAGAACAAACTAAGGGAGGCTCTTGAGGAGGCTTCTGAAGATGGGTCATTGTCTGATAGGACATTTTGCACTGAAGAATCCATTCTTGGCTTTAATGAAGCCTTCAATAAGTTCTTGACTTTGTACCCAAAGTTCCAATGTTCATAA